The segment GGCAAAAGGTCCGGGACGACATTTGGGGAGGCAGCGTGAATCTCGCGCGCCGACGACCTTGGACCAACGCGTTTTCGACAGAAGCGCTGTGCGCGCGCATTCTGGAGCGCCATCGCGACTCCATCCGCGTCCAGAAGCCGCGTCTTGCCGTCGCAAATCTCGCCCGCATCATCGACGCCACCCTCACACTCTCCAACAAGCAGGGTTTTCACGCCACGACGCTGCGCCAGCTCGCGGAGGCCTCCGGCCTCAGCATGGGCGGCCTCTATACCTATATCGACAGCAAGCCCCGGCTGCTGTCGATGATCCTTGGCGAGGTCGCGGCAACCGCGACCGAGGTGCTGACGACGCCGCCCGACGACGTCAGGAATGATGCCCACAGGCACCTCGACTGGATCATCGCGACCCACATCCGCATGAGCGAGGCGATGCAGCCCTGGTTCGTGTTCGCCTTCATGGAGGCGAAATCCTTTCCGCCGGCAGAACGCCAGCGCGCGATCGACATGGAAGCCACCACCGAGAAGATCATCGCCGACGTCCTCCGGCAGGGCGTCGCCAGCGGCGCCTTCGCGATCGACCATGTCAGGCTGACGGCGTCGCTGATCAAGCCGCTGCTCCAGGACTGGTACGTGAAGCGCGCCAAGTACCGCAAGCGCGGTACCTCGATCGACGGCTACATCGACGGCGTCGGCAACTTCGTGAGCGCCGCAGTGTCGGGTGATAGCCGCATCAGCGGACGCGCGTCCGCCGGGGCGCGCGCGAGGCCAAAGCAGATGGCGCACCCATAGAACGCGGGAAAGACCAGGCGATGCAGCGTTTCCGGTTCAATCAACAAGAGATCGTCTTCGCCGTCTTCGCGCTGCTGTTCCTGGTGTTCTCGATCTTCCTGAACGGCTTTCTGACGGCAGACAACATGCTGACGCTGCTTCAAAACGTGGCTGTGCTCGGCATCCTCGGGCTTGCCATGGCGATCGTCGTGATCGGCCGCGGCATCGACATCTCGCTGATCGCGGCGCTCGCGGTGCCCCCGGGGCTCGTGCTTCAGATGGTGCAGAACGGTCATTCGCTGCCGTTCTCGCTGCTGACCGCGGTGCTGCTCACGATCGCCTTCGGCCTCATCAATGGCTGGCTGATCGCTTATGCCGAGGTCCCCTCGCTGTTTGCGACACTCGCAACTGGGCTATTGCTCGCCGGCCTGGGGCAGGCCGCGCTGTTCCAGCTCGACGTCGTGCAGTGGAGCCCGGGCATGAACGGCTTCGAGCGGCTCGGACAGGGCACCATTCTCGGCATCCCGACCTCGATCGTGATGTTCGCGATCGCCTGCATCGTGGTCGCTGTCCTGCTGCGCCAGACCCGCTGGGGCGCCTATATCTACGCGATCGGCGACAATCCCTATGCCGCACGTGTCACCGGCATCCCGTCGCGCCCGATCATCGTGCTGCAATATGTGGTCGCCGCGCTGATCGGCTGCTTCGCCGGCCTGGTGATGGCCGCGTCGGTCAATTCGATGCCGACCCGCGTCTTCAACTCGACGCTGATCTACGACGTCATCCTCGTCGTCGTGCTGGGTGGCATCGGGCTATCAGGCGGACGCGGCGGCGTGCTGAACGTCATCATCGGCACGCTCCTGATCGGCACCATGCTCAACGGCATGACCATCATGGACATCTCCTACGCCGGCCAAAATCTCATCAAGGGCGTGGTCCTGCTGCTCGCCGTCATCACGGATTCCTTCCTGAATCCGCGCAACGAAGAAACGGCGCAACAGGGCGATATCTGAACGAGCGGCAAGAACGACAACCATAACCAAGGAGGACGCAATGAAACATCTTGGCAATCCGACAAAGGCGGCTCTGGCCGCACTGGCTCTCTCGGCAATGACCGCACCGGCTCTGGCCCAGCAGGGCCTGGACGAGCCGTTCCAGAAGCCGTTCAAGGAGGCTCTCGCCGGCAAGACCGTGGCCTATGTGCCGGTAGCGATGAACTTCGACCTCACCGAGGGCTGGTATGCCGGGCTGAAGAAGGAGCTCGAGCCGTTCGGCGTCAAGTTCGTGATCCGCGACGCCAACTGGAACACCAACGCCGGCGCGCAGGCCGTCACATCGCTGATCTCCGAGAAGCCGGCGGTGATGGTGGTGCATAATCCGGACGTGCAGACCTACGCCAAGCTGCTGCAGCGCGCCGAGAACGAAGGCATCTACGTCATCCAGATCAACATGGGCTCCGCGTATCGCAGCTCGGCCTTCGTCGGCGCCAACTGGGTCGAGATCGGTGAACGCCAGACCGAAGGGGTGGTCAAGGCCTGCGAGGGCAAGTCGAACAAGATCGCGATCATCCAGGGTGCGCTCTCGGCCGCCGCGAGCGCATACACGCTCAAGGGCGTCGAGAACGTGCTCGCCAAGCATCCCGAGATCAAGGTGGTGTCGAGCCAGGCCGCCGATTGGGACGCCGCCAAGGCCAAGGCGATCACGCAGACGGTGTTGAAGCAGAATCCCGATCTCTGCGGCATCGTCGGCTTCTGGGACGGCATGGACATCGGCACCGCTGCCGCGGTCAAGGAAGCGGGCCTCACCGGAAAAGTGTTCCTCGCCACATCGGGCGGCGGCGAGCGCAAGGGCGCCTGCGAGCTGGTGAAGTCCGGCGCGTTCGACCTCAACATGAGCTACGACGTTCCGACCCAGGCGGCGCAGATGGCAGGCACGATCAAATGGCTGCTGTCGTCGGGCGCCAAGCCCGGCTCGGTCAAGGGCTCGGAATACACCACGCTGATTCCGATCACCAAGGAGAACGCCGACAGTGCCACGGCCTGCTGGAATCTCAGCGACCTGAAGAAATAGTCCGACGCTGACGCGCGAGATCCCAGGACATCAAAGCCCGGGGATCTCGCTCCCAACAGTTCCCCTCCCTGCTGGAATGCCGATGCGCGATACCCTGACAAGCCTGCGTTACCGCTACTGGCCGGATCATCTGCTCGGCGAAATCCTGTCCAAGCGATGGACCGAGACGGCCATCCCGGTCATCCTGCTCCTCATCGTTGGCTTCGCATTCAGCCGATCCATCGACAACTTCCTGTCGCCGGCGAGCCTTGCCGACACCGCGCGCCAGGCCGGAGAGATCGGCTTCATCGCGCTCGGGCTGGCGCTGGTCGTCATCGTCGGCGGCATCGATCTGTCTGTTGGTTCGATCTTCGCACTGACGGATTTCTGCGCGCTCTATTTGCTCGACGTCGCGGGCTGGCCAGTTCCGGCGGTGGTCGTCGCCACGCTGCTCTGCGGCGCGCTGCTTGGTGCCGTCAACGGCATCCTGGTCGGATATCTGCGGCTGCGCGCCTTCATCACCACGTTGATCACCCTGATCATCTACCGCTCGGCCTATGATCTCCTGATCCAGCGCTACTCCAACGCGATCGCGTCGGCCTTCCCCGACATCCCGTCCTGGGATTTCATCGGCGGCGGCAGCATCTTCGGCATTCCGACCGTGGCGCTTGCCTACATCGTCATCGCCGTCTTTGGTCATATCTTCATGACCCGGCTGCGTCCGGGCTGGCACATTACCGCGATCGGCGGCTCGCGCCGCTCGGCTTACAATTCCGGCATTCCCGTTCGCCGCACCATTGCGCTCTGTTATGTCGCAAGCGGTGTGCTGACCAGCATCGGCGCGCTGTTCTTCGCGTCCCGCCTCGGCACCGTCGGCGGCGACATCGGCGTTGGCCTCGAGGTCATCGTGCTGACCGCGACCGTGCTCGGCGGCATCACGCTTGGTGGCGGCAAGGGCTCGGTCGCCAAATCGGCCGTCGGCGTGCTGATCGTGCTCCTGATCACCAATGGTCTCACGACCATGAATGCGCGCGGTGGCGTTAACCGCATGGCGCTGGCTGGCATCCTGCTTGTCGCCGCGATGGTGGACATCCGCTGGCAGAAGAACCGGACCCGCATCATCAGCAAGGTCTATGTCGCGCCGACCTACCACGCGCTGCCGCCCCCGCCGCCGACCGAGATCGGACAAGGCGGGCCGTTCGAGCAGAACGACAAGCTGCGTCACGTCGAGTCGATCGGCCTCGGCCGCATCGAGGCGCCGGAGGACGTCATCCTCGATCGCCACGACAATCTCTATGCCGGCTCACGTCACGGCGACATCATGCGCTTTCTCGCGCCCGACTACCAGAAGATGGAGGTGTTCGCCCATATCGGCGGCCAGCCGCTCGGCATGGCGTTCGACCGGGAGGACAATCTCTACGCCTGCATCGGCGGCATGGGGCTCTATCGCATCAAGCCGGATGGCACGGTGGAGAAGGCGACCGACGAGACCAACCGCAGCCTGCGCTCGGTCAACGACGACAGCCGCCTGCGGCTCGCCGACGATCTCGACATCACCGACGACGGCCTGATCTTCTTCTCCGAGGCGACGGTGCGCTACGAGATGGACGAATGGCCGATCGACGGGCTGGAAGCGCGCGGCAACGGCCGCATCATCTCCTACGACACCAAGACCGGGACGACACGCACCGAGCTGCGCGGCCTCAAATTCCCCAACGGCATCTGCGTCGCCAGCGACGGCCAGTCGATCCTGTTCGCCGAGACGTTTGGCTGCTCGATCAAGCGCTATTGGTTCGCGGGGCCGAAGAAGGGCGCGGTCGAGGTGGTCATGGACAATCTGCCGGGCTACCCCGACAACATCAATCTCGCTTCCGACGGCAATTACTGGCTGGCGCTGGTCGGCATGCGCAGCCCCTCACTCGACCTCGCCTGGAAGATGCCAGGCTTCCGGCGCCGCATGGCCAAGCGCGTGCCGGTCGACGAATGGCTGTTCCCCAACATCAACACCGGCTGCGTGGTCAAGTTCAACGAGCAGGGCAGAATCGTCGAATCGTTCTGGGACCTGCACGGCGAGAACCACCCGATGATCACCTCGATGCGTGAGCATCGCGGCTATCTCTATCTCGGCGGCATCCTGAACAACCGGATCGGCCGCTACAAGCTCGACAACGCCGATCCGACCTTCGTCCAGTATGACAAGCGATGGGGGAAGCTGTCGTGATCGCTGCCGTCAGAGAGTTCGCCAACCGCTTTCTCGGACGCGGCGACGCCACCATCACCGTGCCGTCCTTCGACGGCGCGCTGAAGCCGAACCAGAAGCTCGAAGCTGCCGAGACCTTGCTCACCTGCGAGGCGCCGGAAGATCTCGCCACCGACGGCCACAACCTCTTTCTCGCCGACGGGCGGAGGCTGTTGTCCCTGAACGGCGGTTCGGCCTCGGACGTGCGCAGCTTCGAGCGGCAGATCTCGGCGCTATGCGTTCTTCCCGGCGGCGGTCTTGCCGTCGCGCTCGGCGGGCGCGAGGTGCGGCTCTATCCGAGTCCCACGGCCGTGCAGCCAAGCGTGACGTTTGCCGATGCAGCGTTCAATGCGATCAACGCGCTCGCGCTGGCGGAAGACAACACCCTGATCGCGACAGATGGGTCCGCCAATTGCGGCGTCGACGACTGGGCGCGCGATCTGCTGGAGCTCAACCGGAGCGGCCGCGTCTACCGGCTCGATCCCGCCGGCAAGACCGTCACACGATTGGCCCAGGGGCTCGGTTACGCCTTCGGCGCCTGCGCCCATGGCGAGGGCACGCTGGTCAGCGAGAGCTGGCGTCATCGCCTCGTGCTCTTAGCGCCTGGAGCAGCGCCGCGCGCGGTGCTCGCTCACCTCCCCGTCTATCCGTCGCGGCTATCCAAGGCTTCTGGCGGCGGCTACTGGCTCACCGCCTTCACCGCGCGCACCCAGCTCGTTGAGTTCGTGCTGCGCGAGCCCGGCTACCGGCGCCGCATGATGGCGGAGATCGCCCCGGAATATTGGGTTGCGCCGCGCTTGCGCTCCGGCTTGTCGTTCAAGGAGCCGATGCAGGGCGCCCACATCAAGACCATGGGCGTCATCAAGCCGTGGGCGCCGCCGCGCTCCTATGGCCTCATCATCCGCCTCGATGCCGACGGCCAGCCGCTCTATTCGCTACACAGCCGGGTCGACGGCATCAATCACGGCATCGTCGCGGCCATCGAGATGGGCGACGATCTCATCCTGATCGCCAAGGGACCGGGCCGTGTCCTGAGACTGCCGCTGAGCGGACTTGCCGAGGAGTTTCGCCCATGAGCGACGTCGTGCTCTCGCTGCGCAAGGCGACAAAACTCTATGCCGGCGTCCCCGCCATCGACGGCGTCGATTTCGAGCTCCGTCGCGGCGAGATCCATGCGCTGGTCGGCGAGAACGGCGCCGGCAAGTCGACCCTGACCAAGGTGATGGCGGGCGTGGTGACGCTGACCTCGGGCGCGATGACGATCGACGGCGCCGACGTCGCGCCGAAGACGCCGCTGGAGGCGCGCAATCTCGGCATCGCCATGGTTTTCCAGGAGAATAGCCTGGTGCCGACCATGACGGTGGCGCAGAACCTGTTCCTCGGGCAAGAGAAATTCTACAACCGCCTGCGCGGCATCTACATCGCCGCGCAGCAGTTTCTGCAATCGCTCAATTTCGACGTCACACCGACCGCGACCGTCAGCGGACTTGGCGCGGCCAAGAAGCAGATGGTCGAGATCGCCCGCGCGGTGCTGCACCGCGCCAAGGTCATCATCTTCGACGAGCCGACCGCGTCGCTGACGCCGGAGGAGAAGAAATATTTCTTCGATCTCGTTCGCGACCTCAAGAAGCGTGGCGTCTCGATCGTCTTCATCTCGCATGCGCTCGAGGAGGCGCTGCTGCTGGCCGACCGCATCACGGTGCTGCGCGACGGCAAGCATGTCGTCACCGACGATGCCGCCAAATTCGACCGTGCCGCGATCGTGCAGGCCATGGTGGGGCGCGACCTCTCCAACACGCTCTACGGCGCGCGCAAGAGCAGCGTGCGGCCGGCCGGCGCGCGCGTGCTCACGGTGCAGAACCTGAAGATGGCTCCGATGGTGAAGAACAATTCGCTGTCGGTGTTCGCGGGGCAGATCACCGGCGTGTTCGGCCTCGTCGGCGCCGGCCGCACCGAAACCTTCAAGATCGTCGCCGGTGTGCTGAAGCGCGACTTCTTCCATGGCGGCGAGATCTTGCTGCACGACAAGCCGGTGCGCTACCGGGTGCCGGCGCCGGCGGTCAAGGCCGGCATTGCCTATGTGACCGAAGACCGCAAAGTCGAGGGTTTCTTCGAGACCGCCTCGATCGGGCGCAACATCTATCTCGGCCTGCTGTCGAAATTTCCCAGCGGTCGGATGATGCTGTCGCGGCGGGAAACTGATGCCGTCGGCAAGAGCTGGATCGAGAAGCTCAGGGTTCGCGCCATCGGCGACCACGGCAAGGTGGTCGAGCTCTCCGGCGGCAACCAGCAGAAGGTCGTGATCGCGAAATCGCTGGTGCAGGAGCCCGACCTGATCATCTTCGACGAGCCGACCCGCGGCGTCGATGTCGGCGCCATCGTCGAGATCCACGAGCTGATCAACCGGCTCGCCGACGAGGGCAAGGCGGTCGTCGTCATCTCATCCTACCTGCCCGAGATCATGGCGCTCTCCGACCGGATCCTGGTCTCGCGCCAGGGCAAGGTCGTCGAGGAGTTTTCGGCGCTGGAGGCGACCGAAGAGAAGATCATGTACGCCGCGATCCACTGAAGGAGCACTTACATCTTGTGCCCCTTCTGGCGCAGCGCCTCGATCAGGCGGCGCTTCAGCTCGTCGGCGGCTTTCTGGCTGACGTCCTGGCCGATCTGCGCGCTCGCCTGCACCAGCCCGTCCGACTTCTCCAGAAACTTCTGTCCGGCCGGCAGCGCGTAGAACGCCTCGATCTGGCGCAGCTCGTCCGTCGTGAAGGCGGTCGCGTAGAGGGCGGCAATCTGGTCGATCATCGAGGTGAAGAACGGCGCATAGATGTCGGAGCCCGGCGCCGTCATCGCATCGTAGTCGCGCTCGATCTCCGGCCTGTCCTGCGCGACCACGGGCCGGAGCTTGAGCAGGAGCTGCGGGAGAGTTGCGCGGTATTGGTCGGAGATCTTCAAGGTGACGACGAGCTTGCGCGCCGCGTCCATCGCCTCCGGAGACGGCGCCTCTGCCGATGCGCCGCAGACCAGCAGCAGGAGGACGCCGGCGATCGTCAACAAACGTCTGGACATGGGCCTCTCCACGAAAGGGCGGGCTGCGCGATGATGTCAGTGGCTCGCCGGCAGGACTGTCACGGCCGGCGTCGCCGCAGCGCTCACCGTCGCCGGCTCGGCGTCGTCGACGTCGGTCACCTTCACGAACAGGTTCGGAACCTGCTCGGCGCGATCGAGCAGCCAGGCGGCGCCGATCATGATGAGGATGCCGACGAAGGAGACGGCGAGCTGCTCCCAGACCCCCTTGGTGTATTGCGTCAGGATCCAGTGCGCGGAGAACGACAGGAACACGCCGAGGCAGAAGATCGGCAGCGAATGCTGGCCGCACAGGATGATCGGACGCAGCCATGCCGTGTGCAGCGCCTTCCAATGGCGCGGCAGGAAATGGGTCGTCCAGATCGCCAGCGCCAGGAAATGCGTGAAGCGCAGCATGTCGAGATCGGTCTTGTCGATCGGGTAGATCGCCTTGATCATCCATTTCGGGATCAGGGCCTCGAGCGCGTGGACGTGCCAGGTCATCACGATCAGGAAGGCGAAGATGAGCCAGGCCGCGGCGATCGCCATCGCCGCCTTCGACCACACCAGGTTCGCGAACTTCTCGATCTCGCCGATGCCGCACCAGGCGGCGAACACGAACATCAGCTGCCAGCAGAACGGATTGAAGTACCAGGTCGTGCCGGGCGGATACGAGGCGACGTTCCAGTCGAACCAGCGCGACAGCACGTACAGCACCACGGATGCCGCAAGCGTCAGGTTCGGCCGGCGCACCAGGCACCACACCATGAACGGCGCGGCGAACACCAGCGTGATGTAGAGCGGCAGCACGTCGAGATTGACCGGCTTGTATTTCAACAGGATCGCCTGTCCGATCAGCTCGTCCGGATGCGCCAGGAAATTGAAGACGTTGAACTCGTTCTCGTACATCGGATTGTCGAAGCGGCGCGCGGTGCGCGCGATCTGCGCGGTGAACAGCAGGAACAGCATGATGTGGGCGACATACATTTCCACCGCTCGCCGCCACAGCCGCTTGAGCGCGGCGAGGAACCAGCCGCCCGCCACGATCGGCCCGTAAATCCAGCCGATCAGATAGCCGGAGATGAAGACGAAGAACTCGGCCGCGTCGCTGAAGCCGTAATTGCGTAGCGTCAGCCACGACACCACGTCGTGCGGGATGTGATCGAGGAAGACCATCCACAGCCCGATGCCGCGGAAGAGGTCGAGCCGCAAATCGCGCTCGACCGGAGCCAACAGAGCTGCCTGGTCCCGTATGATCATGGCCCCCGCCTCTTCCGCTGGGCGTCGCGCCCGTCGCGGCGCCGAGAAAATCGGATGCTAAGAAATCTGAATCAAATCGTCACCTAGCCCTGGGGCTAGCGCGCCAACGGTAGCTGACCGTGGCGCCGGCGCAAGGGACTTTGTCATCACAAGAGCCGATCAACCCGCCCGGCCGCCTCCTGCGCCGCACAGGCGGTGGCCGGCAGCCCGTGATGCCGAGCGCGCCAAAGCCCTCCAACAAAAACGTCGAAAACAACCCCATGCACAGTAGCCGTCAAGCCCGAACCGCGACCGCAAGCCCGTTTGACTTGTCGGGCAAAACACCGGCATGATGGTACGATCGCGAGCGTGGACGCGCCAAGCCAATGGTGCGGCGCCGTGCCGGTCGTTCTCCTCCCGTCATGGACCTGTCGCACGAAGATGATCCGCTGCGCGCAACTGCGTGCGCGCGTCGCCCTGTCGAAGCGGCCGCGTTGCTCATGGGGAGGAGCGGCCGATGCCGGTTGGATTGCTGGAGGTTGCAGGCACGATCGATGTCAGCCAGTTCTGGCCGGAGGGCCGCTCGGATGCGGACACCACGAAAGTCGTGGTGAACGTCGCGCCCGACGCGATCCGCTTCCGCAAGAACGACACCGCGCCGTTCCAGCCGACCCACGTGTTCGACAATGCCAAGGTCAAAGGCCGGACCGCGACGGCGCCGATCAAGAACGGCAAGCTCACCATTCGCCTCCAGGGCATCGACGCACCCGAGCTGCACTATATGCCGTCGCCGCTGTCGCCCGCCGAGAAGAAGGGGCTGACCGACGCCAAGCGGCAGGCCTATCACGAGGTCACGCATTCCTACCGGCAGTTCCTCGGCGCGACATCGACCAAGGCGCTGCATGATTTTCTCAGCGCGACCGGCGAAGCCACGCTGGCCTGCCGGGTGTTCACCCATGTCGATGCGCCGAACGAGGTGTTCGACACCTATGGACGGCTGGTCGGCGATATCGAGGTGACGGTCGCGAACCAGACGGTCGACATCAATCACTGGCTGGTCGAGCAAGGTTTTGCCTATCCGACGTTCTACTCCTCGATGAACGAAGACGAGATCAAGGCCTTCCTGGCGCTGACCAAGACCGCACGAACCAAGAAGCTGCCGGTGTGGAAGAACCTCGCCAAGACCATTCCCGCCTTCGACTTCGACCTGCGCGAGCCGAAGAAGGGCGAGACGGACGTGCTCGCAACCGACAAGGGCCCGGTGATCCTGCCAAAGCTCTACCGCCGCACCACCAACTGGTCGGCGCGCAAGAAGGCCAAGGTGACGAGCCAGAATTTCCAGACATTCTTGAGCGAAGGATCTAGCGGCAAGCCCGACACCTGTTACGAGATCGCAGATTTCCTGGCGAACGGCGTCCACTCGGCGACACCGCGCAATTTTGCCGACTTCGTGGTGGGCGGGAAGACGATCAAGTTTCAGCCGGACGGGCTGGTGTTCGGCGAGGCGCCGTCGACGCTGGTCGGGGCGGACGGGAAGCCGATTACGGGGTTTTGAGGGGACCGCGGCCGCCTCAGGCGACGTTACGACTTGCTCGCGAACATCGTGTCCTGAAGCTGCAACATACGCGTCTCCAC is part of the Bradyrhizobium commune genome and harbors:
- a CDS encoding thermonuclease family protein — translated: MPVGLLEVAGTIDVSQFWPEGRSDADTTKVVVNVAPDAIRFRKNDTAPFQPTHVFDNAKVKGRTATAPIKNGKLTIRLQGIDAPELHYMPSPLSPAEKKGLTDAKRQAYHEVTHSYRQFLGATSTKALHDFLSATGEATLACRVFTHVDAPNEVFDTYGRLVGDIEVTVANQTVDINHWLVEQGFAYPTFYSSMNEDEIKAFLALTKTARTKKLPVWKNLAKTIPAFDFDLREPKKGETDVLATDKGPVILPKLYRRTTNWSARKKAKVTSQNFQTFLSEGSSGKPDTCYEIADFLANGVHSATPRNFADFVVGGKTIKFQPDGLVFGEAPSTLVGADGKPITGF
- a CDS encoding sugar ABC transporter substrate-binding protein — translated: MKHLGNPTKAALAALALSAMTAPALAQQGLDEPFQKPFKEALAGKTVAYVPVAMNFDLTEGWYAGLKKELEPFGVKFVIRDANWNTNAGAQAVTSLISEKPAVMVVHNPDVQTYAKLLQRAENEGIYVIQINMGSAYRSSAFVGANWVEIGERQTEGVVKACEGKSNKIAIIQGALSAAASAYTLKGVENVLAKHPEIKVVSSQAADWDAAKAKAITQTVLKQNPDLCGIVGFWDGMDIGTAAAVKEAGLTGKVFLATSGGGERKGACELVKSGAFDLNMSYDVPTQAAQMAGTIKWLLSSGAKPGSVKGSEYTTLIPITKENADSATACWNLSDLKK
- a CDS encoding DUF2059 domain-containing protein — protein: MSRRLLTIAGVLLLLVCGASAEAPSPEAMDAARKLVVTLKISDQYRATLPQLLLKLRPVVAQDRPEIERDYDAMTAPGSDIYAPFFTSMIDQIAALYATAFTTDELRQIEAFYALPAGQKFLEKSDGLVQASAQIGQDVSQKAADELKRRLIEALRQKGHKM
- a CDS encoding sugar ABC transporter ATP-binding protein gives rise to the protein MSDVVLSLRKATKLYAGVPAIDGVDFELRRGEIHALVGENGAGKSTLTKVMAGVVTLTSGAMTIDGADVAPKTPLEARNLGIAMVFQENSLVPTMTVAQNLFLGQEKFYNRLRGIYIAAQQFLQSLNFDVTPTATVSGLGAAKKQMVEIARAVLHRAKVIIFDEPTASLTPEEKKYFFDLVRDLKKRGVSIVFISHALEEALLLADRITVLRDGKHVVTDDAAKFDRAAIVQAMVGRDLSNTLYGARKSSVRPAGARVLTVQNLKMAPMVKNNSLSVFAGQITGVFGLVGAGRTETFKIVAGVLKRDFFHGGEILLHDKPVRYRVPAPAVKAGIAYVTEDRKVEGFFETASIGRNIYLGLLSKFPSGRMMLSRRETDAVGKSWIEKLRVRAIGDHGKVVELSGGNQQKVVIAKSLVQEPDLIIFDEPTRGVDVGAIVEIHELINRLADEGKAVVVISSYLPEIMALSDRILVSRQGKVVEEFSALEATEEKIMYAAIH
- a CDS encoding ABC transporter permease, encoding MQRFRFNQQEIVFAVFALLFLVFSIFLNGFLTADNMLTLLQNVAVLGILGLAMAIVVIGRGIDISLIAALAVPPGLVLQMVQNGHSLPFSLLTAVLLTIAFGLINGWLIAYAEVPSLFATLATGLLLAGLGQAALFQLDVVQWSPGMNGFERLGQGTILGIPTSIVMFAIACIVVAVLLRQTRWGAYIYAIGDNPYAARVTGIPSRPIIVLQYVVAALIGCFAGLVMAASVNSMPTRVFNSTLIYDVILVVVLGGIGLSGGRGGVLNVIIGTLLIGTMLNGMTIMDISYAGQNLIKGVVLLLAVITDSFLNPRNEETAQQGDI
- a CDS encoding TetR/AcrR family transcriptional regulator — encoded protein: MNLARRRPWTNAFSTEALCARILERHRDSIRVQKPRLAVANLARIIDATLTLSNKQGFHATTLRQLAEASGLSMGGLYTYIDSKPRLLSMILGEVAATATEVLTTPPDDVRNDAHRHLDWIIATHIRMSEAMQPWFVFAFMEAKSFPPAERQRAIDMEATTEKIIADVLRQGVASGAFAIDHVRLTASLIKPLLQDWYVKRAKYRKRGTSIDGYIDGVGNFVSAAVSGDSRISGRASAGARARPKQMAHP
- a CDS encoding ABC transporter permease encodes the protein MPMRDTLTSLRYRYWPDHLLGEILSKRWTETAIPVILLLIVGFAFSRSIDNFLSPASLADTARQAGEIGFIALGLALVVIVGGIDLSVGSIFALTDFCALYLLDVAGWPVPAVVVATLLCGALLGAVNGILVGYLRLRAFITTLITLIIYRSAYDLLIQRYSNAIASAFPDIPSWDFIGGGSIFGIPTVALAYIVIAVFGHIFMTRLRPGWHITAIGGSRRSAYNSGIPVRRTIALCYVASGVLTSIGALFFASRLGTVGGDIGVGLEVIVLTATVLGGITLGGGKGSVAKSAVGVLIVLLITNGLTTMNARGGVNRMALAGILLVAAMVDIRWQKNRTRIISKVYVAPTYHALPPPPPTEIGQGGPFEQNDKLRHVESIGLGRIEAPEDVILDRHDNLYAGSRHGDIMRFLAPDYQKMEVFAHIGGQPLGMAFDREDNLYACIGGMGLYRIKPDGTVEKATDETNRSLRSVNDDSRLRLADDLDITDDGLIFFSEATVRYEMDEWPIDGLEARGNGRIISYDTKTGTTRTELRGLKFPNGICVASDGQSILFAETFGCSIKRYWFAGPKKGAVEVVMDNLPGYPDNINLASDGNYWLALVGMRSPSLDLAWKMPGFRRRMAKRVPVDEWLFPNINTGCVVKFNEQGRIVESFWDLHGENHPMITSMREHRGYLYLGGILNNRIGRYKLDNADPTFVQYDKRWGKLS
- a CDS encoding OpgC domain-containing protein; its protein translation is MIIRDQAALLAPVERDLRLDLFRGIGLWMVFLDHIPHDVVSWLTLRNYGFSDAAEFFVFISGYLIGWIYGPIVAGGWFLAALKRLWRRAVEMYVAHIMLFLLFTAQIARTARRFDNPMYENEFNVFNFLAHPDELIGQAILLKYKPVNLDVLPLYITLVFAAPFMVWCLVRRPNLTLAASVVLYVLSRWFDWNVASYPPGTTWYFNPFCWQLMFVFAAWCGIGEIEKFANLVWSKAAMAIAAAWLIFAFLIVMTWHVHALEALIPKWMIKAIYPIDKTDLDMLRFTHFLALAIWTTHFLPRHWKALHTAWLRPIILCGQHSLPIFCLGVFLSFSAHWILTQYTKGVWEQLAVSFVGILIMIGAAWLLDRAEQVPNLFVKVTDVDDAEPATVSAAATPAVTVLPASH